One window of Trifolium pratense cultivar HEN17-A07 linkage group LG5, ARS_RC_1.1, whole genome shotgun sequence genomic DNA carries:
- the LOC123886585 gene encoding uncharacterized mitochondrial protein AtMg00810-like, whose amino-acid sequence MVDCKPMSTPLEAKTRIASNDTPLDDPSYFRGLVGALQYLTLTRPDLSYCVNYVSQFMHSPTIIHLKMVRRILRYVKGTINVGLHFTSNTTLDLFAFSDADWAGCPTTRRSTTGYCTFLGGNIISWCAKKQHTVSRSSTEAEYRAMANTAAELTWLTFLLKDLHVPLASPPILYCDNISSLHMTINPVFHARSKHIELDYHFVRERVALGLLATHYIPTNDQVADLFTKPVSKFALVHFQPKLCLQPRPRLREGISSMQLSLDSSYDTCCTEKEKGKTGAK is encoded by the coding sequence ATGGTTGATTGTAAGCCAATGAGCACACCACTTGAAGCGAAAACCAGGATTGCATCAAATGACACTCCCCTTGATGATCCAAGTTACTTTCGTGGGCTTGTTGGAGCTCTACAATATCTCACTCTTACTCGGCCCGATCTCTCCTATTGTGTTAACTATGTATCCCAATTCATGCATTCTCCTAcaattatacatttaaaaatggTTCGGCGTATCTTACGATATGTCAAAGGAACAATCAATGTAGGTCTTCATTTCACTTCCAATACTACACTTGATCTCTTTGCATTTtctgatgcagattgggcaggtTGTCCTACTACTCGACGCTCTACCACCGGATACTGCACCTTTCTTGGAGGAAATATCATCTCATGGTGTGCAAAGAAACAACACACAGTCTCTCGTTCCAGcactgaagctgaatatagGGCCATGGCAAACACAGCAGCTGAACTCACATGGTTGACATTCCTTTTGAAAGACCTTCATGTTCCCCTTGCCTCACCTCCAATACTCTATTGTGACAATATTAGTTCTCTTCACATGACCATCAATCCAGTTTTTCATGCCCGCAGCAAGCACATTGAATTGGATTACCATTTTGTTCGCGAACGAGTTGCACTAGGCCTTCTTGCCACTCACTACATTCCCACCAATGATCAAGTTGCTGACCTCTTCACTAAACCAGTGTCAAAGTTTGCTCTCGTACATTTTCAGCCCAAACTCTGCCTTCAACCTCGGCCTCGTTTGAGGGAGGGTATTAGCAGTATGCAGCTGTCCTTAGACAGCAGTTATGATACTTGCTGTACAGAGAAGGAAAAAGGCAAGACTGGAGCAAAGTGA